From Maridesulfovibrio ferrireducens:
AGCGAACTGTCCTCCTAACATAAACCTCGGCAGCAAATTGACACTGCGCTCAAAGGTCAAATTTAAATCGGCACTGAGAGTTCCGCTTTTAAGGACAGTTGTTTTATAAATTGGAAGGTAAATCCAATATTCACCGAGTGCGGCCTTATCGAGTGTAAAATTGAACTCAGTCCTGCGAGTATTATTAAAGGGTAAGGTATTACCCTTCAACGCAAAAGGAGTCCCGTTAATAACCATTTCAAGTGAAGGCTGGACAAATTCATCACTGTCCCTAGAAAGTGATGAGGTGAAGGGAACAATAAGATTCAAACCAGTGATTCGATGATTAAAATTTCTAAAATCATCATGCACTGTGCATGTCCCGTTGCTGACTACAAAATCACGGACAATAAACGGGAAAAGACTTGCCTCTTCCTGTTTCGCCGCCCCTTCCTCCGCTTCCGGGATAAGATCCGAAATACTGCTGCCGTCCGGAAAAATGGTAATATCCACTTGCGGATCACATATTTTGACTTCGTCAAAAACAGCAGAAAGCCTGAAAATTGAGAATGAATCAAAATTAACATCAAAAGATTTGAAAGAAAAAAGATTCCCTTCGCCGCTCTTTTTGCCGAGATTAAACCCTTCAAGATACAAATGCAGAGTAAAAGGATTGAAATCAACATCCTGAATCTCTACAGGTCTGTTTAACAACTCAGGCAACTTATTTCTGACCACACTCTTTAATATAACCGGAACAAGTAAAAAACCGATTAAAGTGTATGCAATCAACGCTGAAGAAAGAATCGTGGTCCAGCGGATTCTGCGATCAATATTCTTCCATCTAGTATATATCTTTTTTAGCATAAGACTCTCCGTCACTATCTGATTAACCGTTATCCCTATCTTTTACATTATAATTTCACGAAAAGACAGTTCAACTCTAAATTTAATGCATAAGTAATCATAGTGTTGAACAATTGAAGGGCGACTGGTAGTCTACTTAAAAGAAAGACCTTTTTAAAGGACACCAAATGACGACTGAAAAAATGACCACGCACAAAATATCTTCAACATACACTTTACCAATTAATCTTTTGGTCATTATCTGTGCCCTGTTCGCAATGCTGTTCTTTTCTTCTCCTGCAAATGCGGCTTCGCTGGATTTAAAAAATCTGATTCTGGACAATCAGGCCGGAGCTATCATGGCCCGATTCGGACTGGATCTCAAAGGTGACACAAAAACAGAAGAAGCTCTTGAAAACGGGGGCAGGCTGAAGCTGGAATGTGAAGCAACTCTGTTTGTTCATAAAAGTCTGTGGCCGAACTCGAAGATTGCAAGTAAAATATATTCCGATAAACTTTTCTACGACTCCCTCTCCAAGAACTTTGTCCTTGAACAGTCTGGAAAGACGACCCCCTTAAGAAACAAGAAACTCACTCTGCTGCTTCAGAAGGGA
This genomic window contains:
- a CDS encoding DUF4390 domain-containing protein; this encodes MTTEKMTTHKISSTYTLPINLLVIICALFAMLFFSSPANAASLDLKNLILDNQAGAIMARFGLDLKGDTKTEEALENGGRLKLECEATLFVHKSLWPNSKIASKIYSDKLFYDSLSKNFVLEQSGKTTPLRNKKLTLLLQKGWDSIVMDLGPWSTLKRGERYRLKLDVHLDQTDVPEWLKKTLFFWSWDIVPSATYQLDFTY